In Antarcticibacterium arcticum, the genomic stretch AGTCAATTAGTTAAATGGTTAAAGGTTCAAGGTTCAAGGTTCAAGGTTCAAGGTTCAAAATTAATCAGGCTGTTTACTTTTTTAACTTTTTCACTCTTTATCTTTTTAACTCCAAATGCAAACTTTCATCCATTACTTCCTTCATTTTATTGCCATTGGGGCGATCGCGTACTGGTATGACAAAGAGAACTGGAAACGAAACTGGCTTATCCTGCTGGCAACTATGCTGGTAGATGTTGACCATATAGTTGCCGATCCCCTTTTTGATCCCAACCGCTGCGGAATCAATTATCACCCCCTTCATACCTATTATGCCATTGGAGTTTATATCCTGGGAAGTATTTTTGTAAGGCACAAAACCATCAGGTTAGTTTTTATAGGACTGTTTTTTCATATGATCACAGATTCCATCGACTGTTTGTTTATGAAGTTTGGGTAGTGAGTAGTGAGTAGTGAGTTTTGGAATTTCTGCGAAATTCTGCGGATTCTGCGGGATAAATTTTAGAAGTAGATGATGTTCAATACACAAAAACTCCTCTTAATATTTTCTCTTTAACTTTTGCTGAAATATCTCTCCACTTTCCTCTTTCCACTTTCCACTAAGCGATAGCTGCCAAAAAAAAACTTGTATCTTTATCGGCATTCGTTTAATTTCATCGCCTTCAATCTAACCACCGGAAAATTATCAAAATATGCATGTAGCAATTGCAGGAAATATTGGCGCGGGTAAAACCACCCTTACCAAACTATTGGCTAAACATTACAAATGGGAACCTCAATATGAGGATGTTCTGGAAAATCCATATCTGGAAGATTTTTACAATAAAATGGAGCGCTGGTCCTTTAATTTGCAGATCTATTTCCTCAACAGCCGTTTCCGCCAGATCCTGCAAATTCGCGAAAGCGGTAAGAAAATCATCCAGGACAGGACCATTTATGAGGATGCGCATATTTTTGCTCCCAACCTGCATGCAATGGGATTAATGCCTAACCGGGATTTTGAAAATTATAAATCCTTATTTGATCTTATGGAAAGTGTGGTGCAGGGCCCGGACCTGCTTATCTACCTTAGAAGCAGCATTCCCAACCTGGTTTCACAAATTCACAAGCGCGGACGGGAATACGAAAATTCCATTTCTATTGATTATCTTAGTAGACTAAACGAACGTTATGAAGCCTGGGTTCATAATTATGACAAAGGGAACCTCCTTGTAATAGATGTTGATGATATTAATTTTGTAGACAACCCGGAAGATTTGGGGAGTATCATTACTAAAATTGATGCCGAATTGCATGGGTTGTTTTAATAAAACAACCGTATTATGGAAACTTCTAAAAGACCAAAGCACAAGGGTTCTGCAACCTTATTGGCGAATCCTTTTTTAGAAAGACTAACCCATACCCCAATACATTACCCACTTATTATTTTTTCGGTGATCTCGGCAATTCTTATTTATTACGGGATCGTTGAGAAGGGTTTCGGCGTTCCCGGAATGATCCTGCTTTTTTTTGGAGGAATGTTCTTTTTTACTTTTATAGAATATCTCACTCACCGCTTTCTTTACCATTTACCCACCAGCGGACCAACTTCAGAAAAGATAGCGTACACCATGCACGGCGTTCATCACGACTATCCTAAAGATAAAACCCGGCTCGCAATGCCTCCGGTAGTAAGCCTTATAATTTCTACATTCTTGTTTGTGATCTATCGCGGTATCATGGGCGATTATGTATTTGGGTTCCTTGCCGGATTCTTAATGGGATACACTACCTATCTGGCAATCCACTATTCCATACACCGCTTCCGGGTACCCAATAATTTCTTCAAAGTCCTTTGGCACCACCACAGCATTCACCATTACCGTGAAACCGACCGTGCCTTTGGGGTGACCTCCAGCCTATGGGACAGGGTGTTTGGAACGATGCCCCGGAAAGTTAATAGGGAGTAGTGAGGAGTGAGGAGTGAATAGGGAGTAGTGAGGTGTGAGTAGTGAGTTCGCTTCGCTCAGGTTCGGGGTTTGATGTTTATTGTTTTTTTCGCCACCCGCCAGGGCGGACCGGGGAATAGCGAAAAAAAATTTGTCGATAGCCAGTAAACGGCAGACTTCGATCTTTCTGGTTACATTCAGCAATAAAAAAATTATTAACGCACAGTATCCCCTTTTCACTCCCGCCCAAAATGTTCGGGCAAGCTCCTCTATCCTCTTTTTTTTCCGTTGAATTTCCCCTTCAGGGGTTAGGGGGACTACATAATAAACCCGTTCTCCCTGGCATGTTCTTCGGCCTCCACAGAGGTATCAACCATTAAAACCGGGGTGGTTTTAAAATTATCTACTATGCTGCGTATGCGCTGCATTTGTTTCTTGTGCTTCACACTTCTTAAATAAATCGCCAGGATCCTGTCAGGATATTGCACGGCAATATCGGTATATATACTGGCATCGTGCTCCCCGCTGTCGCCAATGAGAATGAAATTAAGATCGGGATAGGTCTTAAGAATATTGATGATCTCCTTTTGTTTGTGGGGTTTTTCAGGTTTCAGCGACCGGTCAAACGGCCCCCTGAAATTGCGCAACAGGATCGGCCCTTTCGGGAATTTATTGAAGTCCAGAAATAGTTTGAGATATTGATATAAATTCCAGGGGCTGTTGCTAAGGTAAAATATGGGGTTCTTGTTTTCCCCATTCTTTCCAAGGTGTAGTTGCTGGTAAAATTCCGGTGCCCCTTTAAGCGGAATCCGGCTATAGGCATTGGTAAGCAGGGAGTTTTTCAGCAATCTTAATTTTAAAAAGGATGTCACTCCGGTATGCAGGATTGTATCATCGATATCACTTATTACCCCGTATTCGGCACTCTTTTCAGGAATTAAAAGCTCCCCCTGGAAATGCTGATCTTCTTCATAAACCGGCACCCCATCTCCCTCCCTGAAATACAAATGCACCTTTACCCAACCTTCTTCATCTGCCCGGGAGGACAGGTCTTCAGAAATTGTCTTGTCAAATAGAAAATATCCCTCGCTGTCTGACTTGCCCGTTAAACTAATAAGGTCCGGAATATGAAGGTCTACCTCTGCATTTTTAATTTCATAAGTATTGAACTGCCGGAAGGTATTTTTGATGGTAGTTATAAAACCCTGATCCTCTACTATCTTTAAGGGAACATCATCCAGGGCCCTACCCAGCAAATATAAGTGATGCGCAGTGCCGTAACTACGGTAAGGCGTTATAAGTACGTTGTCAATTTTTCGGGATCCAAAAGTTCTTTTAAACCTTTTTAGCATTTGAAGAGGGTTAGTTGATTTTGTATTCAGCTTAAAAATAGTATTTACAGCAATCTTTGTGTAAAATATCCTTTGAATTTAGGCAAATTTTAAGAGGAAACGCCCGCTTAATCCTCGTTTAGGTGATGAAGGGCCGTTTCCATATCGATTCCTTTTCCCAGCACCTTTTGAAAAATATCTCCTAACTCAGCGATGCGGCCCGGCATGGTCTTTATGGTAAAATCCTGCATTTTCAAGCCGGGTTTCACCTCATCCCAGGTAATAGGGGCGGATACCGTAGCTCCGGGTTTTGGCCTAACACAATAAGGTGCAGCAAGGGTTTGCCCTTTCCGGTTCTGCAAAAAGTCCAGGTAGATCTTCTTTCCCCTCTTTTTGATATTCCGCTCCATGCTTGTTGTGCCGGGCAACATTTCGTGAATGAAATAACAAAGCAGTTTGGTGAAATCCCGGCCCTCATCATAAGTGTATTTTGCCTGCAGAGGAATATAGATATGGAGTCCGCTGGAACCTGAGGTTTTACAAAATCCATGGATCCTGGCCTTATCCATTACCTCTTTTGCCGCCTGGGCTACTTCTATGACTTCTTCAAAAGTGTTCTTTTCTGAAGGGTCTATATCTATTACCGTAAAATCGGGATTATCAAGCTGCTGAATGCGGGAGCTCCACGGATTGATCTCTATACACCCCAAATTTGCCATATACAGCAAGGTGGCTTCATTCTGGCACAGAAGGTATTCTATATCCTTGTTGGATGATTTTGAGTGCACCCTGAAGGTCTCTATCCATTCCGGAAGAATGCCTTCATTATCCTTTTGATAAAATCCGGGCTTATCAATCCCGTTGGGATGCCGGTGCATATTTTCCGGCCTGTCTATTAAATATGGCAACATAACATCACTCACTTTAATATAATAATCTATAAGGTCATATTTTCTATAACCAGATTCAGGCCAGTAGATCTTTTCGAGGTTGGTGAAGGGCACCTCTATGCCGCCAATCTCCAGGTGACCTGCTTTTGCAGACTTCCCCGCATTGGAGCTTTCCTCTACGCCATCAGGATTTTCAATTACTTTTTCCCCTGTGATCTCGGTAAGGCTCTTATCATCCCGAAGACCTTTATAGACGGGGTGGCGTAAACTCCCCGTTTTGGTCCATTCAGTAAAATGCACCTCGCAAATAAGCTGGGGTTTTAACCAGTGTGGAGTGCGACCTTTTAGATTTATCTTCTTTTTGAACGGACTTTCCGCAGTCTCCAGTTTTTTAAATTTGGTCAACAGCTTTTTTTGTTCTGCGGCTGAAAATCCGGTGCCACAGTTCCCAATATAGGTAAGTTTTTCATCCCGGTACATTCCAAGAATAAGTGAACCGAAAACCGCACCCCCGCTTTCAGAATCTGTGTACCCGCAAATAATGGCCTCGGTGCTTTGAACAGCTTTAATTTTCAGCCAATTTTCACTGCGGTACCCCGGGCTGTATCTGGAATTGGCTTTTTTGGCTATCACCCCCTCCATCCCGGCATCTATGGCGCGTTTATAAAAAGTACTGCCCATCCCTTCCATATGGTCACAATAAAAAGTGTGATAGGTGCCTTCAATAACTTCTTCGATCAAGGATTTTCGCTCCAGCAAAGGGAGGTCAAGCATGCTCATCCCATTTAAATACAACATATCAAATACATAGAAGCGCAGTTCTCCCAGGGTTTGGTCGTCATAATTCTGCAGTTTCTGAAAATCTGGCACCCCTTTTTTATCCACTATAACAACCTCCCCATCCAGGATTACATTATGCGGAATTTGTTCAAGATCCCTTTTAAGCCGTGAAAATTTAGAATTAAAGGAGACCCCGTTGCGAGAGGAAAGATCTGCCTCGCCGTCTTTTATATTGGCGATCATCCTGTAGCCGTCCCACTTGAGTTCGTAGATCCATTGGGGATCATTAAAGATCTTTTTGGTGGCGGTAGCAAGCATTGGTTTGATGGTTTCGGTAGGCTGGAGGCTTTTAACTTTGGGTGCCGGTTTAGGTTTCGCCGCCGTAAAGGGTGAAAAATCTTCGGCATCATAAGCAAGATCTGTAGAAAAATCATCGGTCTTTTTTATGAGCAGCCATTGGTTCCCTTTCTCACCTCTGCTGGTCCTTACAAGCGCAAAAGTGCCTTTGATCTTTTTTCCGAAGAATTCCAGCTTCAAATCTCCTTTTTCAAATTGCTGCAGCAGTTCCTTTTTGCTTATCCCGCCGGTGCCCTGGTAAATACCTTCATCCCAAATCTCCATTATCCCTGCGCCGTAATTGCCTTTTGGGATGGTTCCCTGGAAAGTAAGGTATTGAATAGGATGGTCCTCCGTTTGTATGGCAAGCCGCTTATCACCGGGATTCAGGGATGGCCCTTTTGGCACTGCCCAGCTTTTTAAGGTCCCCTGCATCTCCAGCCGCAGGTCATAATGCAGGCGGGTGGCCTGATGCCGCTGGATAACAAAGCGCAGGTCCCCTTCACTTTTGGGAATAGAACCTTTAGGCTCGGGGGTAGTATCAAAATCACGCTTTTTGAAATATTCTTCTAAGCTCATTTAGGAAGCCTTGCTTTTCTTTTTCTCGAGACTGGCTTTAAGCTGTGCCATAAGATCTGATGCCGCAGTAGGCTTGCTTTCGTAGTTGGAAGCTTTGGCCTTTTTCCCGGCACTTTTTGACTTGATGATTTTCATTAATTGATCATTATATACATCTTTAAATTTCTCAAAACTAAACTTGGTGGTG encodes the following:
- a CDS encoding DUF6122 family protein, whose protein sequence is MQTFIHYFLHFIAIGAIAYWYDKENWKRNWLILLATMLVDVDHIVADPLFDPNRCGINYHPLHTYYAIGVYILGSIFVRHKTIRLVFIGLFFHMITDSIDCLFMKFG
- a CDS encoding deoxynucleoside kinase — translated: MHVAIAGNIGAGKTTLTKLLAKHYKWEPQYEDVLENPYLEDFYNKMERWSFNLQIYFLNSRFRQILQIRESGKKIIQDRTIYEDAHIFAPNLHAMGLMPNRDFENYKSLFDLMESVVQGPDLLIYLRSSIPNLVSQIHKRGREYENSISIDYLSRLNERYEAWVHNYDKGNLLVIDVDDINFVDNPEDLGSIITKIDAELHGLF
- a CDS encoding sterol desaturase family protein, which translates into the protein METSKRPKHKGSATLLANPFLERLTHTPIHYPLIIFSVISAILIYYGIVEKGFGVPGMILLFFGGMFFFTFIEYLTHRFLYHLPTSGPTSEKIAYTMHGVHHDYPKDKTRLAMPPVVSLIISTFLFVIYRGIMGDYVFGFLAGFLMGYTTYLAIHYSIHRFRVPNNFFKVLWHHHSIHHYRETDRAFGVTSSLWDRVFGTMPRKVNRE
- a CDS encoding App1 family protein, producing MLKRFKRTFGSRKIDNVLITPYRSYGTAHHLYLLGRALDDVPLKIVEDQGFITTIKNTFRQFNTYEIKNAEVDLHIPDLISLTGKSDSEGYFLFDKTISEDLSSRADEEGWVKVHLYFREGDGVPVYEEDQHFQGELLIPEKSAEYGVISDIDDTILHTGVTSFLKLRLLKNSLLTNAYSRIPLKGAPEFYQQLHLGKNGENKNPIFYLSNSPWNLYQYLKLFLDFNKFPKGPILLRNFRGPFDRSLKPEKPHKQKEIINILKTYPDLNFILIGDSGEHDASIYTDIAVQYPDRILAIYLRSVKHKKQMQRIRSIVDNFKTTPVLMVDTSVEAEEHARENGFIM
- the ligD gene encoding DNA ligase D — protein: MSLEEYFKKRDFDTTPEPKGSIPKSEGDLRFVIQRHQATRLHYDLRLEMQGTLKSWAVPKGPSLNPGDKRLAIQTEDHPIQYLTFQGTIPKGNYGAGIMEIWDEGIYQGTGGISKKELLQQFEKGDLKLEFFGKKIKGTFALVRTSRGEKGNQWLLIKKTDDFSTDLAYDAEDFSPFTAAKPKPAPKVKSLQPTETIKPMLATATKKIFNDPQWIYELKWDGYRMIANIKDGEADLSSRNGVSFNSKFSRLKRDLEQIPHNVILDGEVVIVDKKGVPDFQKLQNYDDQTLGELRFYVFDMLYLNGMSMLDLPLLERKSLIEEVIEGTYHTFYCDHMEGMGSTFYKRAIDAGMEGVIAKKANSRYSPGYRSENWLKIKAVQSTEAIICGYTDSESGGAVFGSLILGMYRDEKLTYIGNCGTGFSAAEQKKLLTKFKKLETAESPFKKKINLKGRTPHWLKPQLICEVHFTEWTKTGSLRHPVYKGLRDDKSLTEITGEKVIENPDGVEESSNAGKSAKAGHLEIGGIEVPFTNLEKIYWPESGYRKYDLIDYYIKVSDVMLPYLIDRPENMHRHPNGIDKPGFYQKDNEGILPEWIETFRVHSKSSNKDIEYLLCQNEATLLYMANLGCIEINPWSSRIQQLDNPDFTVIDIDPSEKNTFEEVIEVAQAAKEVMDKARIHGFCKTSGSSGLHIYIPLQAKYTYDEGRDFTKLLCYFIHEMLPGTTSMERNIKKRGKKIYLDFLQNRKGQTLAAPYCVRPKPGATVSAPITWDEVKPGLKMQDFTIKTMPGRIAELGDIFQKVLGKGIDMETALHHLNED